Part of the Benincasa hispida cultivar B227 chromosome 11, ASM972705v1, whole genome shotgun sequence genome, TCACCTCTCATCAGACAAGATTGATTCGGCTGGTAAGATAGAAATGTTTTCCCTCGATAAAGGGAAGAAACTTTCCATATATCTTTCGCGTGATGATAAATCTGCATTACATattttacatcaattttaaactttGATGCACAAATATGTGTGCTTACTTAAAATGGAGAATGAAATATAATGGAAACAAGAGTAGAGGGAAATGTGATTTTATTATTCTAAGAAGATGGTCATATTTTGCAGTTGCTAgatgttttgtacttgtttctTTTGTTTGTCATGTTAAGAAACTGCCTTTGACATAAATATTTTTCTGATCCAATATTTTGCTACTTATTCATCAAATCTTATTTATGGTTGGCAGCGTGTTAGTTAATTTGAACTGTTTGAATATTAATGATTCAATGTCCTTTGTTCTAGATAACTTGATGTTATTTCTTGAAGTGACGATCATGTGGAGGTGAACACATGCAGGTAATTAAGAAGCATTTTGAGGATCTCTGTTTTGTTGTCGTGGATGATGGTGATGCTAATCTACAACACTTAGTCGTGTACGTGGATTCTAGAGACGATAAAGAGCTGCTCATGGTAAGACACTTCCCCTTCATGGCATCACAGAACTTGGACTAGAAACTAGCAAGTGAGGGAGTTGAAATGAAGACAAATATCTTGACTTGGTTACTTTTCtttctaacttttaaatttacatCCGTGCTTATTAGATGTTTTAGAGCATAAACTAAGTTCTGGAAGTTAGCTTTCTGAAATTTTGTTGTGAAAATCTATAATGTTATGTATTTTGTCAGCAGTAGTGGAAAACAATATGTGAGGTCTACAGCCTTGTTGTTACGCTTTGTGCTTTTGGGAGAGAGATATAGAAGTAAAAAGCATTTAAAAAGTTACAGCACCTAATGGCCTATAATGAATTGTAATAATTAATGCAGCAAGAGGTAAACAGCGATCAGAAGGAAGCAGCTGAAATGAAGATCCAATCTGCAATTGGGTTTCGTCATGTTATTGATCTCCTTTCATCGGAAAAGAAGTTGATCATTGGTCATAATTGCTTCCTTGGTAAGGTATTCAGCATTAGTTTCATAGGCAATAACTAATGAACATTAAATTTCCAACTGACACATCTATTTTTGGACCAGATATTGCTCACATACACACAAAATTTATAGGCTCTCTTCCTTCAACTGCTGAGGAATTTGTCTCTTCTATTGGAGAACATTTTCCATACATCATGGATACCAAAATTCTTTTAAATGGTGATAACATTCTTCAACTACGGATGAAGAAGTCCAGCACATCTCTATCCTCTGCATTTGGCTTATTATGCCCGCATCTTGCCTCTAGCTTTCAGAGGTATCCTACCTTCAAATCTGGTGTGCAAGTCGAGGTTCAAGTAGATGATTTGAGGTATAGGTTTTTCCTGGCATATGTGAATGACTAGTATTTTCTATATTGAACATGGCCGAAACTCAGGGTCAAATTCTAACTTGCCAACATGAATATTGAATTTCTGATCATTTTTGTGTAATGGTATACGTCTGTGCTGATATGTACATTGTTGTTTTCTTGGAGAACACAAGTATCCATTTTGTGACATCCTGGCATGATTTAGAAACTGAAGGTAAACActgaattaaatttattgaaatctcattgcATCTGTGTTTTATTTCTAcgttttcaaataattaatttatgtacATATTAAAAAGATGATCTAAGTTAGGTTTTTCCTGGCATATGTGGTTCGCTAGTATTTTCTATATACCATTGTTGTTTTCTTGAAAAACAAAGGGATCTATTGTGACATCCTGGCATTATTTAGAAACTGAAGGTAAAGACTGATAActgatttaaatttattaaaatctcATTGCATCTTTGTGTTTTATTACAATCTCTATACAGATCCTCCAACTGGAACTCTGGAGATAAACATGAAGCTGGGTACGATGCTTTTATGACAGGATGTGTATTTGCTCAAGCATGTAATCTTATAGGAATTGATTTTGCACTTCGTTCACCTTCTGAAAATTTGGTTGACAACGAGAAATTGCAGCAGCACGTCAACCATCTGTATTTGAGTTGGGCCAGTGGAGATATTATTGATCTGAGCACCGGTAAACGAGTGACTGGGTCTTTGAGGTCTAATACATCGAAAAAGCATCAAGCAAATATATTGTTCGAGAACATTGTTCTGATCTGGGGATTTCCCACCAAATTTAATGCAAGGAAGATCGAAGACTGCATGTATAAAGCCTTTGGCGTGATGAACGTCGTTAGTGTCTACCATTTAGATGAAAGTGCTATGTTTGTGCAGTTTGCAAAGCCAGAAATGGTTTCCGAATTTCTCAACCTAAAGGAGAACTTGGAGAGGCACGATGATCCAATATCAGTTTTGCATCCTCTCACCGAACTTTTTGAAGCTAGGACTACTCATGCTGCAGGCTATGAAGCATACAAGAAAATTTGCAGCTCTCCCATTTCTAAACTCTTGTTTGCCGATCAGGCAGAGGCAGTTGGGATTAACTGTAAGACGGCGTCGATAAAATCTGAGGCAGAAAAGAGCCAAATGCATGAAGCCACAACATGTtgaatgaaactactgaaataCAGGGGAAGGGGATGGGAGCAAATGATCTAAGCAACAGCACTGACTACCATAGTTTACTGAAAATGTatggattttttgtttttcaatgtaAACTCACTCGAAACACTAAAATTgtatcgatttttttttattttgcaaattggcattgtatattgtatgtttTTGGAAATGAAAGCCTAATTTATAGCAGTGGGATAATTGAGCAGAAACCACAAATAGAGTTCAAATAGATTGTATTGAACTCCCCTCAGTTTCTAGATACTTGAAGAGTACAAAATGGCAATACAAGTGTGATAAACcaataaaagaatttaacaatcAGGCGCAAGAAAAACTAACAAAAGTTACTTTCAGTCTATTTGGACAATGGTTGTCTTTGAAGATTCCCACTTTCCTCCACCTTCTTCCTCTATTATAATGTCATCCACAGTCAGTGAAAAGCCACAAGAAAATGTAAGACTAGGCTTCATTTTCGGCACGAACACTGGCTCTGCCTCATTGTTCAGAATCTGCAGGACCTTCCTCATCGAAGGTCTCACCGAGCTATCTGGGTTTGCACAGCTCAATCCGACAAGTAAGAGCTTCCTCATTTCTTCTTCCCTGAACTCCCCATTCAACCTTTTATCAGCTGCTTCAATGATCTTGCCTTGAGAATGCAATCCCCAAACCCAATCTACCAGATTTACCATCTTTTGAGTACCCGCTTCTCTTTCGATCGGCCTCCTCCCACATGCCACTTCAAGGATAACCACACCGTAGCTGAAGACATCAGTTTTCTCAGTCGCTTTCCCATATTGAAGATACTCAGGTGCAAGGTATCCCATTGTTCCTGCAGTTAGAGTCGAAACGGGGCTCTTGTCGTGATCCATGAGCTTTGCCAATCCAAAATCGCCCAGTCTCGCATTGAAGTTCCCATCCAGCAGTACGTTACCCGTCTTTATATCTCTGTGGATGACTTGCTGCTCACATTCCTGATGTAGATATGTCATCACAGATGCCAATCCAACAGCAATGTTGTATCTATGAGGCCAGTTTAACAAGCTAGCTTCTCCAGTTTCCTGGTAAAGCAGCCTATCAAGGCTCCCATTTGGCATAAAGTCGTAAACAAGAAGCAATTCACCTTTCTCAACACACCAACCTTGGAGCTGAACCAAATTTTTGTGCCTCAACCGAGCTATGATCGACAACTCGGCTAGGAACTCGGTCTTCCCTTCGTGGGAATGCTTCGATCTTTTAACCGCCGAAATGGTTCCTGATGAGATGCAAAAAGCTTTATAGACAGTCCCAAAAGCCCCATTGCCAATGATCCTACTGGAATGAAATCCTTTTGTGGCTGTCTTTAGTTCTCTGTAACTAAACTCTCTAGGACCTGTCAAAAGCTCTGCCTTGATGTTTTTCTGAGTCTTAATCTTCCTCCATTTCCTAAGTGAAAAGAAACCAAACACAGCAATCACAGCACAAAAGAAAGCCGGTCCGGCAATTCCGAGACCCAACCCGAGCCTACTGTGATGACCATTACCAGAATCAGATATAGAAATATTAGGAGAAACAATCACAGTGCTATCAGAAACATTATGAGGGTTAAATCTAGGCCTAACAGGAACAAACCCAGAAGTATTAAAACTCCAATTCTCAATCAAATGAAGCTCAGTACTCCCTTCCGTCGAACCCGAAAACCCGACAAACATAACCTCCTTAAGATAGCTCGAAAGATCGACACCGACGTCGAGAAGCGCCTTGGAAGGCTTCACACTAGAATTACTCAAGAAAACCCTCAACCTATATTCCTCATTCTTGTACTCAATCCAAGCCGTAATCGACTTCCCACTCTTGAGATTAATACCTTGAGAAGCAGGATTAGCCGTCTTGATCGAAATCAAGCTCTCAATGTCGAATCCAACATGATGGGCATTAGGATCATTGAAGACAGAATCAAGCCGTGTATCAAATTCAACCGCGAGAAACTTGTTCTTGGTCAATTGGGAGGAATTGACGAGACCCAGATACCCCCCTGGACTACCGAGAGTCTGATTATCGGGGGAGAGGAAAAAGGAAAGGCCGTCGCCGGAGGAAGTGGGGTTAATGTTGGTGATGGAGAAAGAGAATCTTGTAGAGAAAGAGGCAGTGATGTTAGCATCGGCGTCGTAAAATCCGATTGGTTTGTTGTAAATTACGGTACCGGCGCTTGAGGAAGGGACTCCGAGCTCCTTGGTGAGGCCGATAACACCGTCGCGGAGGTGGGAATCGCCGAGGAGAGTGAGGTTCCTGATGTTGAAAGAACTGAAATCGAAACCGATACACTCTGTTCTTGGGGGAGTGAAGAGGAGGAAAagggcaaaaagaaggagattattTGGGATCATTGGGGAGGAATTAAGGAATTGGAAATGGGTTTTCAAGAACCGAGAGGATTGAATTGAATTTGATGATGTGTGAATGTTCTTGAGTGAAAGAAAATGGAGTTTAAACGGTTAGAAAATGGGGTTTGAAAAATAATGGAGAAGAACAGAGAATGGCAACGGTAATGATGGAAAAGACTACAGCAAACGCCGTCGTTTTGGTCAAAGTATGACCAATGTGATaataatgttataatatattaaagatTTTATGTAAGTTTTTGTGTCAGTAATAATTATTCCGATTTTATGAATAATAAGAGAGAGATTATATGGTATTTAtatcaaaaagaaagaaaggaaggaaAAGACACTTTTGATTAcaatcattttcaattttataaatgtgAAAATATGTTCTAAACTTTTAGGTAATCAACCATTGGTCCCTACAATTAGGCCTTTCCAAAAATCAATGTCAACATATTTGGACATAAAATGTAAGTTTCGTtgggttttgtttgttttttccatttttttttagtataacggAACGAGGAAAGGAtcgaactttcaatttttagagaaaaaaatcatatcaattatcGTTGAACTAAATTCTTTGTAAGTTTTGTtaggttattattattttacaacaTGTGAAGTGGGATAATTAAACCTTTAACTTCAAAATTGAAAGCATAAACTTTAATGTCAGTAGAATTAGACAGGTTGAGTTTTAATGATTGACGAATTGAACTTTTTATGCTTCCAAGTGACATGAACTCAAATCTAAATGttttagtgaaaaaaaaaaaattaatgaccCTTTAACATTtagttaataaaattttagtctatctaattttttgaagttgtttttaaatatagaaaaatgaaccaacttATTTCTAAATAGAGCAGAATTTCATGTCTAtaatgaaattttgctatatttgaaaatatttcaagtaattttgttattttaaataattatatttttgaaaaatataatttaattaatggatatttttagatgagttttttctttaaaataaaataaaattgttgattgaactataaatttagttttttttagtgtACAACGATTGCGtgtgaaaaattaaataagCTATTTAATGATAATTGGTGTCTTATCCATTAGACTATGTTTGAAGtatcttattaatttaatctttaaacttttatgaTTATGTCTATCTAGATTCCAAACtttataaacttttaattacCTACCATCATGGTTTTGGGTAATCTTTATCAACAAAAACAATAGATTGAGTAAATTGTGGTAAGTCTATTTAACAAAGTTGATTAA contains:
- the LOC120090924 gene encoding poly(A)-specific ribonuclease PARN isoform X1; the protein is MNPYRPPWALPRLLCFIRTATYSSAAVTAPTTASNSSFPLKNVTKLNFEAALSELRDHVRAADFVAIDLEMTGITSAPWRESFEFDRFDIRYLKVKDSAEKFAVVQFGVCPFRWDSAKNSFVAHPHNFFVFPRHEIQVDGHSSEFLCQTASMEFLAKYQFDFNTCIHEGISYLSRAQEDAARKRLNFAYRDEMSDASSKVTNIKDKKRIGIADVLFKERMKNRLREWRDRLLSERNMEFQAQEGSNDYKRQFQTIFFKMRPALTLSDFTSHQTRLIRLVIKKHFEDLCFVVVDDGDANLQHLVVYVDSRDDKELLMQEVNSDQKEAAEMKIQSAIGFRHVIDLLSSEKKLIIGHNCFLDIAHIHTKFIGSLPSTAEEFVSSIGEHFPYIMDTKILLNGDNILQLRMKKSSTSLSSAFGLLCPHLASSFQRYPTFKSGVQVEVQVDDLRSSNWNSGDKHEAGYDAFMTGCVFAQACNLIGIDFALRSPSENLVDNEKLQQHVNHLYLSWASGDIIDLSTGKRVTGSLRSNTSKKHQANILFENIVLIWGFPTKFNARKIEDCMYKAFGVMNVVSVYHLDESAMFVQFAKPEMVSEFLNLKENLERHDDPISVLHPLTELFEARTTHAAGYEAYKKICSSPISKLLFADQAEAVGINCKTASIKSEAEKSQMHEATTC
- the LOC120090924 gene encoding poly(A)-specific ribonuclease PARN isoform X2 yields the protein MNPYRPPWALPRLLCFIRTATYSSAAVTAPTTASNSSFPLKNVTKLNFEAALSELRDHVRAADFVAIDLEMTGITSAPWRESFEFDRFDIRYLKVKDSAEKFAVVQFGVCPFRWDSAKNSFVAHPHNFFVFPRHEIQVDGHSSEFLCQTASMEFLAKYQFDFNTCIHEGISYLSRAQEDAARKRLNFAYRDEMSDASSKVTNIKDKKRIGIADVLFKERMKNRLREWRDRLLSERNMEFQAQEGSNDYKRQFQTIFFKMRPALTLSDFTSHQTRLIRLVIKKHFEDLCFVVVDDGDANLQHLVVYVDSRDDKELLMQEVNSDQKEAAEMKIQSAIGFRHVIDLLSSEKKLIIGHNCFLDIAHIHTKFIGSLPSTAEEFVSSIGEHFPYIMDTKILLNGDNILQLRMKKSSTSLSSAFGLLCPHLASSFQRSSNWNSGDKHEAGYDAFMTGCVFAQACNLIGIDFALRSPSENLVDNEKLQQHVNHLYLSWASGDIIDLSTGKRVTGSLRSNTSKKHQANILFENIVLIWGFPTKFNARKIEDCMYKAFGVMNVVSVYHLDESAMFVQFAKPEMVSEFLNLKENLERHDDPISVLHPLTELFEARTTHAAGYEAYKKICSSPISKLLFADQAEAVGINCKTASIKSEAEKSQMHEATTC
- the LOC120090924 gene encoding poly(A)-specific ribonuclease PARN isoform X3, which encodes MSDASSKVTNIKDKKRIGIADVLFKERMKNRLREWRDRLLSERNMEFQAQEGSNDYKRQFQTIFFKMRPALTLSDFTSHQTRLIRLVIKKHFEDLCFVVVDDGDANLQHLVVYVDSRDDKELLMQEVNSDQKEAAEMKIQSAIGFRHVIDLLSSEKKLIIGHNCFLDIAHIHTKFIGSLPSTAEEFVSSIGEHFPYIMDTKILLNGDNILQLRMKKSSTSLSSAFGLLCPHLASSFQRYPTFKSGVQVEVQVDDLRSSNWNSGDKHEAGYDAFMTGCVFAQACNLIGIDFALRSPSENLVDNEKLQQHVNHLYLSWASGDIIDLSTGKRVTGSLRSNTSKKHQANILFENIVLIWGFPTKFNARKIEDCMYKAFGVMNVVSVYHLDESAMFVQFAKPEMVSEFLNLKENLERHDDPISVLHPLTELFEARTTHAAGYEAYKKICSSPISKLLFADQAEAVGINCKTASIKSEAEKSQMHEATTC
- the LOC120090926 gene encoding probable L-type lectin-domain containing receptor kinase S.7, with the translated sequence MIPNNLLLFALFLLFTPPRTECIGFDFSSFNIRNLTLLGDSHLRDGVIGLTKELGVPSSSAGTVIYNKPIGFYDADANITASFSTRFSFSITNINPTSSGDGLSFFLSPDNQTLGSPGGYLGLVNSSQLTKNKFLAVEFDTRLDSVFNDPNAHHVGFDIESLISIKTANPASQGINLKSGKSITAWIEYKNEEYRLRVFLSNSSVKPSKALLDVGVDLSSYLKEVMFVGFSGSTEGSTELHLIENWSFNTSGFVPVRPRFNPHNVSDSTVIVSPNISISDSGNGHHSRLGLGLGIAGPAFFCAVIAVFGFFSLRKWRKIKTQKNIKAELLTGPREFSYRELKTATKGFHSSRIIGNGAFGTVYKAFCISSGTISAVKRSKHSHEGKTEFLAELSIIARLRHKNLVQLQGWCVEKGELLLVYDFMPNGSLDRLLYQETGEASLLNWPHRYNIAVGLASVMTYLHQECEQQVIHRDIKTGNVLLDGNFNARLGDFGLAKLMDHDKSPVSTLTAGTMGYLAPEYLQYGKATEKTDVFSYGVVILEVACGRRPIEREAGTQKMVNLVDWVWGLHSQGKIIEAADKRLNGEFREEEMRKLLLVGLSCANPDSSVRPSMRKVLQILNNEAEPVFVPKMKPSLTFSCGFSLTVDDIIIEEEGGGKWESSKTTIVQID